Sequence from the Megalops cyprinoides isolate fMegCyp1 chromosome 4, fMegCyp1.pri, whole genome shotgun sequence genome:
GAGAGGCCGGATACCATGCTTGCCGTGGTGTGTGGATCTCTTCATGTTGCCGACGCCATCTTCAGGAAGAGCATGTCTGACTTCCTCCACTCACTAGAGAGGTACGCCGTTCAGACAAAGCTAAAGGCTGCCATCATGCCCGTGTGCCACCTTGTTGGAGATCACTGCTGGAGAGACTGAACATATTCTTCTTTTAGGGGCCAGGTGCTGCCTGCTGCTAGTCTAGTCAACACTGTCGATGTGGACCTAATATATGAAGGTATCAAGTACTGTCTCAAGgtataaaaaacatttatttcgCACTTACTTAATCTTTCAGATTTTAGATCATTTGTGATACTGTGCATGGTTACCACTTGGCTGCACTGACCTTGTCACTGTAATGCAGGTAGCCCGCCAATCCCCCACCACATTTGTGATCATCATGAACGGCTCAGACAATGAGATCGATGTGCACAGGTTAAGCGACGGAGGCCTCCTGCTCTCTTACAATGGCAGCAGCTACACCACCTACATGAAGGAGGAAGTGGACAGGTGAGATGTCTGTACAGGGTGAGACTCATGGATCTAATCCAACCAAGTTGGTATGTTATTTGTGgtttaatgattaataattgttaaatatttaattatacaaCCAGTAATGTTATTGTCTAAAAGGaagctgtatattttattgcCTTTCTGTGCGTGTCTCCTCTAGCTATCGAATCACTATTGGAAACAAAACGTGTGTATTTGAGAAAGAGAAGGACCCCACAGTGCTTAGGTCGCCCTCTGCTGGTAAACTGCTGCAGTACTTGGTGGAGGATGGAGGCCACATCTGTGCTGGAAATTCCTATGCAGAAATTGAGGTGAACCATAATTTagataattaatatattaagaCAAGTCTTTACTCAACAAACTACAAAGCAGTCTGCTCTAGTTTATAGGTTTTCAGCTTCCTTTGTATTTAATGGTTCTAAGTTAGCAACTGATTTTAGCCTGTACAATAATTCTGACAATAGCCTAGCTGTGCTGTAAAGATTGTATtcacatgtacatacagtaatgGATATGACAAGAACtttgtttcaaatgataaaCGTGGATATTTGTGACTTTATAAGTATGTGCTTTGATAAGTTTCACCCGCTTTGTGGTCTGCCTGCAggtgatgaagatggtgatgacACTGAGCGTGCAGGAGTCTGGCTGCGTGCACTTTGTCAAGCGGCCCGGTGCCGTCTTGGAGCCTGGCTGCGTGGTGGCCCGTCTGCAGCTGGACGACCCCAGCTGCCTCCACCCGGCAAGTTCCGCCGGCAGCGTTCCATTCATGAGCGCCTGCGCGATGAGTGATGTCACGTGGAATAGGCCAGTGGCAGCTCCGTGATTGCATCTGGTGGTGGGTGTGCATGGAGGCTGAagtcttgttttctctctccctctcctctcccaggtgGAGCTGAACACCATGACCCTgccttcccagcagcccctgcccATCACTGGGGAAAAGCTGCACCAGGTCTTCCACAGTGTGCTAGAGAACCTGGTCAAAGTCATGGATGGCTACTGCCTCATGGAGCCCTACTTCAGCAGCAAGGTCAGGCCTTCCCCTAATTGTAAAGCATTGTAAACACTGTAAAGCAGTCTCCAGTCAGAAAAGAAAACCTAGCTCTTTCTTGATCTGCAGGTGAAGCAGTGGGTGGGAACCCTGATGAAGACACTGCGGGACCCATCACTGCCCCTGCTGGAGCTCCAGGAGATCATGACCAGCGTGTCGGGGCGCATCCCCGTCTCTGTGGAGAAGGCCATCCGCAAGGTGATGGCCCAGTACGCCAGCAACATCACCTCCGTGCTCTGCCAGTTTCCCAGCCAGAGGGTGAGTATCAGTCCAAATGCACTTCAGACCACACCGCTAATTCTCTGtatttgtgatgtcactgtagAGAAATGGTGCATGTAAGTGCCATGCACTGACTAACACTAAACTGAGTTGAGTACATAACACTGGACCTAGGTTTTCACATGATATCATTCTCTTAAGGAATTTTAAACCTTTCACCATGAAGGCTTTAATCATCATTATGGTTTGCAGATTGCTAATATCCTGGACAGCCATGCTGCCACCCTCCAAAGAAAGCCTGACCGCGAAGTCTTCTTCATGAACACCCAGAGCATCGTGCAGCTAGTTCAAAGGTCAGAACTGCCGTTTTCTCTTAACAACAAACTGCCGTGTCTATTTGCAGGTCATGAAAGAGAGAGGTCACGTGCTGTGTGTCATGATCCCTAGGTACCGGAGTGGAATCCGCGGTTACATGAAGTCTGTGGTGTTGGACCTGTTGAGGCGGTACCTGGAAGTAGAAATGCAATTCCAGCAAGGTAAATGAGTCAGAAGTGGAGGAATTCCTCGCATGAGATTACTACCATCAGATATACTACAATAGACAGAAACACTGTTGCTTGCCTTTTGCGTGCAGCTCACTACGATAAGTGTGTAATCAACCTGAGGGAGCAGTACAAGCCTGACATGACCCCAGTGCTGGAGTGCATCTTCTCCCACGCCCAGGTCTCCAAGAAGAACATCCTGGTCACCATGCTCATTGTAAGTGCTCCCTCACTCCCcttatgtatacatataataGGCTGATTGGGCAGTTCTCTGACAGCAGGATAATACTGTTGCAGGCAGGAATTCACTTCAGGTTCTGTAAATCAGGGCTTCAGTGCAGGACTGTGACAGCATAAGAGTGTTTAAGTGCAGTAGCATATACCCATTCCTTCGAAAACGAGTCTGATCAGGTTGTCCAGGTTCGACGTGACGGTGTGCCTGTTGCAGGACCAACTGTGTGGGCGGGACCCCACTCTGGCAGATGAGCTTATGGCCATCCTGAATGagctcacacagctcagcaagATGGAGAACTCTAAGGTGGCACTACGGGCCAGACAGGTAAGGTCCTAGATTCATTCGGAGCTGCAGTTGCTTATAGGCATGCAGTTGAATTTGGGGGGCTGTGGATATATATTCCTTATTGGGCAGTGTTTTTGCATCCTTCACCAAAGTTCTTTCCCTCAGTAGACCCAGTATAATATACAGCTATATAGTAGGTTTCTGAATGTATGAGATGAATTACTTCAGTTGTTATAAGTCCTCATTGTTGCTGGATATATgttaagcacataaataataatgtaataagcaAACACTGTTGTTCCTCAGGTATTGATAGCTTCCCACCTGCCCTCCTATGAGCTAAGGCACAACCAGGTGGAGTCCATCTTCCTGTCGGCGATTGATATGTATGGACACCAGTTCTGCCCAGAGAACCTTAAGGTGAGTTGTGGAAAGAATTTGCTCCTCGTGTTAGATTATCAACCTGATTTGTTCCTTCTTGTCCCTGTTGAATGTTTTGACTGCACAACATCTCAATCCACAGAAACTCATCTTGTCAGAGACCTCCATATTTGACGTCCTGCCCAATTTCTTCTACCATTCCAACCGGGTGGTGTGCATGGCCGCCCTGGAGGTGAGCCCCTGAAAGAAGCATCCCGGGTCCTCTGACACGGCAGAGGTGGTTTTATggtatgtgcatgtaaatggGAGCTGTCCGTCTCACCCTCCGGGCTCCTCCTCCAGGTATATGTGCGCAGGGGCTACATTGCCTATGAGCTGAACAGCCTCCAGCACCACCAGCTGCAGGATGGTACCTGCGCTGTGGACTTCCAGTTCATGCTACCCTCATCCCACCCCAACAGGTACTGACCCTACAGGGCCACCACCTTTTCACATCACATTCAGCTATATCCCCATCCCCAGCTTTCAAGGTATAATATTGTTTAACGAATGGAAGAgatgtaaatttatttttttcccccacctcATATAGATTACTGCATGGCCGTTCACTTTCTCTTATTGAATAATAGGTTTGGTTGCTTCTGTAGTGCAGTGTGACTTTTGAGTTGTTTTCAACAGTTTTGACAGGCTGATGTCTTTATCTCTCCCCACATGCATCCAATTCGGCAGAATAATTGATCCTGTGGCAGTGGACGTGTAAAGAACCTTCAGTTTTAAGCATCTCATGGAagtgttttacagttttactgaaAGCACTAATTTTTAACACATCTTAAGTTCAGGGTGTGCCTCCATCGGGCAGAAACATTAAATCTGACATTCCTAACCTTTTGGCCAAACCTCAAAAAACTGTCTGTGGCTTTACTGGCTTCTCACAGTTGATGCTGAATGATTGAACTTTTAATTACTTAAAAGgattttattaaaaagcatTGCAAATGTGTGAAACAAGTACTCCCTGCAGTGCTAAAACTAATCTTAATCCAGTTATTGCAATAAATCCCCAGCTAACACTGACATGTCAATGGTCTTATTTCAGAGAAAGCTGCCCTACTCTGAACAGGTAGAGTACAGCTCTTTACTGTGATGGCACTTAGCTGAGCAACCTGGCTTTGTATGTTGCCTTGCCATTCAGCGTGTATGTGCTGTgctgcttgtctttttttgcgCATTTTTGCATAATGTCTCTTAATATCAGGAAGATGGCATATGTAAATAAACTTATCTACATGTTTATAGACTTATAAACAGCTGTCccagtttttccttttgtttgcgctttttttttttttttttttttttttttgcttcgcTCAACCTGAGCTGAATCTAGCTCCTGCAAATAGCATTTCTGTGCTCCTCATGAATTATTCAGACAGTGTGAAGTTTGCCAAAGGGTACATTGTTCAGTCTTCAAATCTCTGCAAATTTTATAATTCTGTAGTAGCTTAGGTTGTGCCTATCTACCCAGTGCCTGAAAAAGATGGCAGGCTTTGGTACCGTTTACTAGGAAGATGCAAAGCATTCGGATCAAGTACCTTACAAGGCATATGCAATTTTCCATCTCCCCTTGCGGATTAGTGGTCGTGTAGACTTGCTCTCATTGCATACCCACATTCACCTTACTAAACAGCCATGCGCTGCACTGTGACCCTCACACCCTCAACTGACCCCTCTCCCCTGTACCCTTGGCAGCCTTGATCagtctcttcctctcattcGACAGGGTGTCAGTTCCACTGAACTCCAATCAGTTTGAGATGAGGCGGCAGGGCAGTGAGCTCTTCCTAGAAGGGGCGCTCTCACCCCCCTGCCAAAGGATGGGGGCCATGGTTGCCTTCCAGTGCTTCGAGGACTTCAAGAGGTACAGAACAAtggtcaaaaaaaaatgtcaccagCAGACTGGTTTTCAGCTGCATTCAAGGTGTCTGTGGTAACAATGAGAACAGGCCTGTTCAGTTTGATGCTGACTAGATCCCCATCAATGAGAGGGCGTGAGTGGGGTTTTGACAGTTTCTCTGGGGGCAGTGGCCGGAGATGTCCTGATCACGGCTGTGGCGTGTTTTTGAAGGAATTTTGACGAGGTGATCTCCTGCTTTGCGGAGCCTGTGCTGGAGAGCCCACTGTTTTCTGAGGCATGCTCCACCCTCTACGACGAGGAGAACTACAAGGTAAGCCGGCAGAGCAGGAAACCAGGGCAGGGGGCCGGCTGTGTCCGCTTACCCAGGTTTAGGCTCTGACATGGCCAGTGTCCCCCCAACCCTCTGCAGAGTATGAAGGAGAACCCCATCCACATCCTCAATGTTTCCATCAAGACTGCGGACACTGAGGATGATGACGCTCTGGTCACGGCCTTCAGTACCTACGCGCAGTCCAAGGTGAGCTGCTGTACAGCAGGGGTGTCTGAGTCAAGCTCTGTATTTTCAGCGCTGGCTAACCTTTCCCTAACgtgagtgctgtgctgtggtctTAGTAAATTTACTTTCAGATTTGGGGAAAAATCCTGTtacaatttctctctctgcatacaAATGTAATGCTATTCCTATGATTTCAGAAAGCCATACTCTATGAATACGGAATTAGAAGAATCACATTTTTAGTTGCACAGaaggtaagatttttttttttatttttgctcaaTTACATTTACAACTGCAAAATGTCCATGAATGTAATTactaacacattttaaatatgatttacTACTGAGCTATTGAATAATGTGAATGTGACTAGGAAATGCCTCCTCAGATGTGgtataaatttttttttttacagagagaaTTTCCCAAGTTCTTCACTTTCAGATCTAGAGATGAGGTAACAAAAACTTCTTTTGATTCTGTTAATGCTGTCTTTTAGTGTCCTGGGTTGAATGTCAGGATTATATGATAGAACCCTCTGATAATGCTGCAGACTGTTTCACCTTTaatctccacctccacctctgcaTGCAGTTCCAGGAGGACCGCATCTACCGCAACCTGGAGCCAGCCCTGGCCTTCCAACTGGAGCTCAACCGCATGCGCAACTTTGACCTGACGGCGGTGCCCTGCGCCAACCACAAAATGCACCTGTACCTGGGCGCTGCCCGCGTGGAAGAGGGTGCTGAGGTCACAGACTACCGTTTCTTCATCAGGGCCATAATACGCCACTCTGACCTCATCACCAAGGTATGCCAATGCCATGCAGTCCCACAGCAGCGAGGTCATTCTGAAAGCTGTTTGTTCTCCTTGAAGCAGCTGATTTGAATGTCTAAACTGAGTGTTGACTGGATAGTAGCCAGTGTATGTCAAATGAAATCCTTTGAAGCTTCTGAGATTGTTAATTGGTAAGTACTGCAGGAATTGGGTCTCTTGGGGTTCATAAGTATTTTAGGGTGAAGGTCCTCTAGCTGTGAGATTGTGCCGTGCTCTCTCCCTTCCAGGAAGCCTCCTTTGAGTACCTGCAGAATGAGGGTgagaggctgctgctggaggctATGGATGAGCTAGAGGTGGCCTTCAGCAATACTACTGTGCGCACCGACTGCAACCATATCTTCCTCAACTTTGTCCCCACTGTTATCATGGACCCCTCTAAGGTCAgcacatctctgtctgtctgaggtgAAAATGAGCTCTGCCTCTTTGCACTGTCTCTGCATCAGGACTCACCTTTTGCACAGTGTTTAGGATTAGCATGAGGGGAATGTTGAATGGTCCCGGAGAGGCCCGTGCTCCTACTGCTCATTTACTCAGTCTTTTGTCCCTGTGATCCCCACTCAGATCGAGGAGTCCGTGCGCTCCATGGTGATGCGCTATGGTAGCCGGCTGTGGAAGCTTCGCGTCCTGCAAGCCGAGCTGAAGATCAACATCCGCCTGACGCCCACGGGTTTGGCCATCCCCATCCGGCTCTTCCTCACCAACGAGTCGGGATATTACCTGGACATCAGCCTGTACAAAGAGGTCACTGACCCCAGCTCTGGACAGGtaacacagtacagtacagtaaaatacaCGTAGAAGAATTGAACAAATTGGTATAATTTATGAGAAAACCCAGGAGTATAACTCTGTCCAGCAGTTAATATGTGTTTGTCCTTCCAGTCCAGTTTCTCTTTTGACTTCTTCCTAGTTAGATATGAGACTTGTGTTGTGtaataacacatttgttttttgggggtaGGGACAGTTTACTTATCCAGTCCTCACCCCCGAATCATTTCAGGATAGCTGCCATCTGAATTGAACGTCcatcagctagctagttacgcTTACACTACACAGATATCAAAAATTGAAAGGCTTACTCAGTCTATTTCAGTAGTCAGTCTGGGGTTTTTGATATTGGTCAACATGTACTAACCAGCTCTGGTTGAGTGATGTGGCCACAGATAGggaatttaaatttaaagagATTTGTAATTTCTGCCACCTATCATCTGAAATATCAACAAGCAGTACACTGAGGGGATCCACTCTAGAGGTGAAATGGTTGAAAAAAGTTTGAAACAGTGATAATGGTCCATTACTGTGCACTGTCTGGTTTTCAGGCAGTATGTCAAATACGTCTGACATTACACTGGAATCAGTGACCCCTATGCTTCACTTTCAGATCATGTTCCAGTCTTACGGAGACAAACAGGGCCCCTTGCACGGCATGCTGATCAACACCCCCTACGTCACTAAAGATCTCCTTCAGTCCAAGAGATTCCAAGCGCAGAGTCTGGGGACCACCTATGTGTACGACTTCCCTGAGATGTTCCGACAGGTGCTGCTACCTACCACAGTCATCATACTGccgtacagtaccagtcaaaagacACACCTGACTAAagtaatgagaaacatgcagtcaaagacattttgatctaaagacttatgcttaaatccACCTACTTATAGAAaggtttttctttctctttttactattttccacatcaaaactgtgaaataacacaaatagaattaagcagtgaccaaaaaagtgttaacaAAATCAGaattatcttatattttagattcttaaaggtagtgaaaaaaaatgaagttttttttttttttggagagtaATTCAttcataggcatcaacttcattatttatatttgtctaagaaacacatttcaagactttaagcataagtctttagatcaaaatgtctttgaatgcatgtttctcattattttaatcaggtgtgtccaaacctttgattTGTACTATATATTAGACTCTGCCACTCATAGACTGCAGATTGATCTCCCTGTTCTTCCttggttttcattttgcagGCTCTGTTTAAGATGTGGGGTCCAGGGGATAATTACCCTAAAGATGTGCTGATGTGCACTGAGCTGGTGCTGGACGCTCAGGGACAACTGGTGCAGATGAACCGGCTGCCGGGTGATAATGAGGTATGAGAGGACTGTCATCAATCAGTCTGTCAAATTTTATTTCTCGTAGCGCATCTTCACAAtaaaaattgtcacaaagcgCTGAATGTAGAACATAGTGCATTTTCTAGAGGGAATTGAGAATCGACAATCGAGAATCAACTCCGTGTCAGTGCACCCATGCTCTAGTGAGGACATTACAGAATGTCAATTTGAGTCGGATGATGCCGAAGTTTAGCATATAACTGTGTTACAAGATTAAATTACAAGATTACTTGGTAGTGTATTGTCCTGCAATTATTTGAGCTTTGCCATTGttgccattgttttgtttttattatcagAATTGCTTAAAGTTTTTTGCAAAATGGCTTTTGCTCATCTCTCCTCATGTTATCCTGCAGGTGGGAATGGTGGCCTTCAGGATGAGGATGAAGACTCCAGAGTATCCTGAGGGTCGTGACATCATTGTTATCTGCAATGACATCACCTACAGGATCGGGTCTTTCGGGCCCCAGGAGGACCTGCTGTTCCTGCGGGCCTCAGAGATGGCCCGTGCGGAGGGCATCCCACGCATCTACATCTCTGCCAACAGCGGGGCGCGCATCGGCCTGGCCGAGGAGATCCGACACAAGTTCCAGGTGGCTTGGGTCGACCCTGAGGACCCCTATAAGGTAAGGCCAGGCTTCACGGCTGCACTCCAACGAAGAGGCCATCTGTGTTTGGCACTGTGTGGCTATGCTACTGGTGAACAATATGTTATGTGTTTGGAACAGTATTTCTTGCCTCTGACATCTCACTCCATTCTATGTCTAGAGAAGCTTCTGGCCTTCCTGaaggtggtttttttttaagaaaagctgtgtgtgtgtgtgtcactgtgatcCAAGCATAATCTCACCTTTTGGTTTATATCTGCAGGGTTTCAAATACCTGTACCTAACCCCTCAAGACTACACCCGCATCAGCTCCACCAACTCGGTGCACTGCCAACAtgtggaggaaggaggagagtcCAGGTAGACTTTCTTCCCttaattatatatttcataataattacTAATTATGTCTTACTCATTATTCTTGTGATAACAGACTGAAATGCTGCTCAAAGTCACTTATGGTCATGATGTCTCTTGCACTACATGACCCCATCTTAACTGTTAGGCCACACAGTTGAGCGAACTGAGAAGGAGGCAGCCACTAGGCCTTTTTTGGCACAACCTCCTAACCTGCCATGTTGCTGTCTTCTCAGGTACATCATCACTGACATCATTGGGAAAGAGGAGGGGCTGGGCGTAGAGAACCTGCGGGGGTCTGGCACCATCGCAGGGGAGTCCTCCCTGGCATATGAGGAGATCATCACCATCAGTATGGTGAGGCGCTTTGGCCAATATGGCACTATAGTGCCATGTCTCAGTACTATCTTCCAATTGATTTGGGATACAGCATGGGACTACTATGCTGTAGCTGCCCTTTGCAGATGCTTACAGTGTGTAGGCCACAGCTGGGCTTTCTCATTGTGTGATTCTTTTGTGACGGCAGGTAACGTGCCGGGCCATTGGGATCGGGGCATATCTGGTGCGTCTGGGCCAGAGGGTCATCCAGGTGGAAAACTCCCACATCATCTTAACAGGGGCTGGAGCCCTTAACAAGGTCTGTTCccagcgtgtttgtgtgcacctCTGAATAATTTCCCATCAGTCACACCTTACAAAGTGATTTCACtcactttaaattaaaaatcatacaCAGAATTACCATTGTACATATTCAGTACATAAGTACATAAGAGTATTATAATGAGAACAGGCTGTTTCAGACAGGCTGAATGGTCTCTTATTGTAAGTATAATGctattatttgtatgtattgaGTTTGTTCTTAGGCAGTGTTCATAGAATTGTTCATATGCACAAATAAATTGTAATTTCCAATAGTGGGTTAGCATGAGCGATCAACATGCATTGCTTTTGCAAAGAAATGCAGTGAGCCAGCAGTGATAATGGCAGATAACAGGATTCTTCCAGATCCAAATTGTGCTGCATCACGTATGAGTATGGTAGAAAATTGCGTTTATTTCTGATTTACTATTAAAAGTTAAAGTACACCGTTTGATCTGAGGTTGAATGGAAGGAAatgaattgctgcagtaaagTCATCACTGAAATCTGCACAGACAGTTGCCGTGGATGTGTGTGATAGTATCATGCTGCCCTGTATTTATCCATTGCTTAGGTTTACTTTAAGGGACTGCAGTGTGCTTAAGTTGTGATCATTCCTGCTCAGTTACTCATGTAATCTGCATATGCATGATTGATACATGAGGCCTCTGGAGCTCATACTGAAAAGTAGAGTAAGTAAGTGAAGATGAATGAATTGTATTCCCACTCAATATCGTGGCACTGCTGTCCGGCAGGTGCTAGGGCGTGAAGTCTACACCTCCAATAACCAGCTGGGAGGTGTGCAGATCATGCACGACAACGGCGTCACTCACACCACTGTGCCGGATGACTTTGAGGGCGTCTTCACCATCCTTCAGTGGCTGTCCTACATGCCAAAGGTAcagcgctgggggggggggggattcctTAAACGTGAGCGGGCCTGTTGTCCAGACTCATTGGGGGGGGGATTCTCAGCGTGCTGTTCATGCCGTTTCAGAACAAGCAAAGCCCTGTGCCTGTTCTGCCGCCAAAAGACCCGGTGGAGAGGGAGATTGACTTCACCCCCACCAAGGCCCCCTACGACCCGCGCTGGCTCCTGGCTGGGAGGCCCCATCCTAGTGAGGACCCcccctgtctgctctctgacaCTCAGCTGCGCTCATGTGCAGCAAGGCATGCCGCAAAAGGTTGCTGGACATGTAGCAGATTCACATATGAATGCCAGAGGAATACCCCCTGAATATTTTATGCACTTGGTCCGAGTTCTGATGTCAGTTGCTCGTATAACATGTCTGGCATTAGGTATGGGGTTACGTGTGTGGACTTCTGCCGGTGCTTACACATGATATGCACACCTCAGGGAATGGAGTGAGTCACCATTACTTTTTAAAG
This genomic interval carries:
- the acacb gene encoding acetyl-CoA carboxylase 2 isoform X7, whose translation is MVPLLLSGVFLLCLLWRFIESRLMLGAGVKGQAEVKAGEAVEDMQTEERSSRLTTDTPPLAHSAESSCQTDPQPETTSTKKGETSRQALDTLAEGEMHETEPLGPPEVTAEVATLPPAKSSSTPGQSGVTRPNRGAGPETRERLKFILGASEDNSSDEDPVAVEPTAEQAIEAPSSAASALIDETPSVMSTSSSSASIRPSMSGLHLVKKGREHRKMDLQRDFTVASPAEFVTRFGGNLVIDKVLIANNGIAAVKCMRSIRRWSYEMFRNERAIRFVVMVTPEDLKANAEYIKMADHYVPVPGGPNNNNYANVELIVDIAKRIPVQAVWAGWGHASENPKLPELLQKAGICFLGPSSKAMWALGDKVASSIVAQSADIPILPWSGTGLRVEWAEEDQRLGHVISVPPELYAQGCVHDVDEGLERAERIGYPIVIKASEGGGGKGIRKVDSADDFPSFFRQVQAEVPGSPIFVMQLAQHARHLEVQILADQYGNAISLFGRDCSIQRRHQKIIEEAPATVAAQSTFEQMEQYAVRLARMVGYVSAGTVEYLYSEDGSFHFLELNPRLQVEHPCTEMIADVNLPAAQLQIGMGIPLHRIKDIRVLFGETPWGDTPINFEAPECAPSPRGHVIAARITSENPDEGFKPSSGTVQELNFRSSKNVWGYFSVGAAGGLHEFADSQFGHCFSWGENREEAISNMVVAMKELSIRGDFRTTVEYLIKLLETESFRNNDIDTGWLDHLIAEKVQAERPDTMLAVVCGSLHVADAIFRKSMSDFLHSLERGQVLPAASLVNTVDVDLIYEGIKYCLKVARQSPTTFVIIMNGSDNEIDVHRLSDGGLLLSYNGSSYTTYMKEEVDSYRITIGNKTCVFEKEKDPTVLRSPSAGKLLQYLVEDGGHICAGNSYAEIEVMKMVMTLSVQESGCVHFVKRPGAVLEPGCVVARLQLDDPSCLHPVELNTMTLPSQQPLPITGEKLHQVFHSVLENLVKVMDGYCLMEPYFSSKVKQWVGTLMKTLRDPSLPLLELQEIMTSVSGRIPVSVEKAIRKVMAQYASNITSVLCQFPSQRIANILDSHAATLQRKPDREVFFMNTQSIVQLVQRYRSGIRGYMKSVVLDLLRRYLEVEMQFQQAHYDKCVINLREQYKPDMTPVLECIFSHAQVSKKNILVTMLIDQLCGRDPTLADELMAILNELTQLSKMENSKVALRARQVLIASHLPSYELRHNQVESIFLSAIDMYGHQFCPENLKKLILSETSIFDVLPNFFYHSNRVVCMAALEVYVRRGYIAYELNSLQHHQLQDGTCAVDFQFMLPSSHPNRIIDPVAVDVESCPTLNRVSVPLNSNQFEMRRQGSELFLEGALSPPCQRMGAMVAFQCFEDFKRNFDEVISCFAEPVLESPLFSEACSTLYDEENYKSMKENPIHILNVSIKTADTEDDDALVTAFSTYAQSKKAILYEYGIRRITFLVAQKREFPKFFTFRSRDEFQEDRIYRNLEPALAFQLELNRMRNFDLTAVPCANHKMHLYLGAARVEEGAEVTDYRFFIRAIIRHSDLITKEASFEYLQNEGERLLLEAMDELEVAFSNTTVRTDCNHIFLNFVPTVIMDPSKIEESVRSMVMRYGSRLWKLRVLQAELKINIRLTPTGLAIPIRLFLTNESGYYLDISLYKEVTDPSSGQIMFQSYGDKQGPLHGMLINTPYVTKDLLQSKRFQAQSLGTTYVYDFPEMFRQALFKMWGPGDNYPKDVLMCTELVLDAQGQLVQMNRLPGDNEVGMVAFRMRMKTPEYPEGRDIIVICNDITYRIGSFGPQEDLLFLRASEMARAEGIPRIYISANSGARIGLAEEIRHKFQVAWVDPEDPYKGFKYLYLTPQDYTRISSTNSVHCQHVEEGGESRYIITDIIGKEEGLGVENLRGSGTIAGESSLAYEEIITISMVTCRAIGIGAYLVRLGQRVIQVENSHIILTGAGALNKVLGREVYTSNNQLGGVQIMHDNGVTHTTVPDDFEGVFTILQWLSYMPKNKQSPVPVLPPKDPVEREIDFTPTKAPYDPRWLLAGRPHPTVKGAWQSGFFDHGSFMEVMRSWAQTVVVGRARLGGIPLGVIAVETRTVEVAIPADPANLDSEAKLLQQAGQVWFPDSAFKTAQVIRDFNRERLPLMVFANWRGFSGGMKVNRRRLVNSGCSCDSVPR